The sequence GTCACCTGTGCTGCGAATTTGACGTGGCCAGCCTGCGTGCCGATATCGTGATGCACAAGGCGGCGCGCGCACTGGCCGCGCTCGATGGCCGGTATGCGGTGACCCCGGCCGACGTGCGGCAAGCGGCGGAACTGGTGCTGCCGCATCGGCGGCGGCGCAAGCCGTTCGAGCAACCGGGGCTGGATCCGCAACGGCTCGACGAGCTGATGGACGAAGCGCAGCAAGCTGCCGAGCCAAATGAATCATCTGAATCATCTGAATCACAGCAGTCCGACAGCGATGCCGTGCAGCCCGACACCGATCCCTCGCCGGATGCACCAGAGCGACAGGACGCACCGGCGCAGCAACAGGTGTTTGCTGCGGCGCCGATGACGTCGATGCGGCCGGTACGTGTCGAGGCTGTAACTGCGACCGCGCGCGTGGTCGCAGGTCGCCGCAGCGAAGCAGACAATGCGCCGCGCGGCAGGGTCGTGCGTGCGGTGCCGCATCGGCAACCGGACAGCCTCGCGGTTGGCGCGACATTGCGCAGTGCGGCCCTGCGCGACCCGCTGGATTTTGCAGTGACCCGCGACGATCTGCATCAGCAGGTTCGCGTCGGCAAAACCGCCAACCTGATTGTGCTGGTAGTCGATGCCTCGGGTTCGATGGCGGCGCAGCAGCGGATGGAAGCGGTCAAGGGCACGGTCGTGTCCTTGCTGACCGATGCCTATCAGCGGCGCGACGAAGTGGCGGTCATCAGTTTTCGTGGCGATGCGGCCAACATGCTGCTGGCACCGACGCGCAGTATCGATCTGGCCGAACAGAGCCTGCGTGACCTGCCCACTGGCGGTCGCACGCCATTGCCGCATGCGCTGCAACTGGTGCTCCAGACCCTCGCTCACTATCACGGGGACGCCGCACCGCTGCTGGTGCTACTGACCGACGGCAAAGCCAATGTCGGGCTCGATGCGGGCGATCCGTGGCAAGCATCGCTCGGCATGGCCGGCCTGCTCGCTGCACGGGGCGTTTCCGCACTGGTGGTCGATACCGAATCCGGCTATCTGCGACTCGGTCGCGCGGCCCTGCTGGCGGAGGCACTGGGCGCAGAGTGCCTGACGCTGGAGCAATTGTCGGCCGAGCAGTTGACGCTGACGATACGCAGTCGATTGCACCCATGAACACCAGGCAAAGAGCTCACCCGCCGCTGCGTTCGCGCGCATTCAATTTAAAGGAATTCCCATGATTATCTGCATCGGTGCCGGCCCCGGCGATATCGGTTACCTGACCCAGCGTGGAGCTGCATTGATCCGCGACGCCGACGTCGTCGCCGGGTTCGACGCGGTGATTCGCGTTGTACAGAGCATCATTCCCGCCAGCGCTGAAGTCATCAAAATGAATTACCGCGATCAGGTCGCGCAGCTTGAGTTGGTGGCAGCGGCACACCATGCCGGCAAGCGCTGCGTGGCGGTCTTCATGGGCGATATTCACTTCAGTGGTTTTCAGTATCTAGAGCGCGTCGAGCGCGCCTGCGGCCATCCGGTCGATACCTTGCCGGGGATATCGTCTGCGCAAATACTGGCGTCACGCACCAAGGTCTGCTTCGATGAAACAACCTTCATCACCTTTCATCGACGCGGCGATCTAGCCCCGTTTAAACGGCATCTGGTGCATGTGCTGGAAGACTTGCGCAATGCGATCGTGATTCCATGTCCGTGGGATGCCGCGCGGTCTTTCATGCCGCGCGACATCGCGGCCTATTTGCTGGCACAAGGCATCCCGGGCGAGCACCCGACCGAAGTCTGGGAAAACCTGACCGGCAACGAAGCCGAATGGCGTGGCTCGCTGGCAGAATGTGTCGACCGTGAATTTACCGACATGAGCATCATGCTGATCCGTACCCGTACGCCGATGGCCAGCCAGATCGAAGCGGCGGGGGCAGCATGACGCCGCCTGTGGTGCCCGCCGAATTTGGCATCGTCATTGCCGGTCACGGTAGCCGCGACCCCGATGCGGTGCGTGAATTTGAAGACCTGATTGGCATCGTCCGGCAGAGCGCGCCGCAGCATGCGGTCAGCCACGGCTATCTGGAATTTTCCAGTCCGACCATCGCCGAAGCTGTCAACACGGTGCTGGCCACTGGTGTGCGTACCGTGGCGGTGGTGCCGGGCATCCTGCTGGCGGCCGGTCATGCCAAGAACGACATGCCAAGCGAATTGCTGGCGCTGGCACGCGAACATCCGACGGTTGATTTTCACTTCGGCGGGACGCTGAACTTGCATCCGCGCCTGCTGCAACTGGCGCAAGAACGCATCATCGCGGCCGAAGCCACATCGCCACACACGGTGCGTCGCGACGACACCTG comes from Actimicrobium sp. CCC2.4 and encodes:
- a CDS encoding cobalt-precorrin-7 (C(5))-methyltransferase translates to MIICIGAGPGDIGYLTQRGAALIRDADVVAGFDAVIRVVQSIIPASAEVIKMNYRDQVAQLELVAAAHHAGKRCVAVFMGDIHFSGFQYLERVERACGHPVDTLPGISSAQILASRTKVCFDETTFITFHRRGDLAPFKRHLVHVLEDLRNAIVIPCPWDAARSFMPRDIAAYLLAQGIPGEHPTEVWENLTGNEAEWRGSLAECVDREFTDMSIMLIRTRTPMASQIEAAGAA
- a CDS encoding putative cobaltochelatase, coding for MHVTHFPFSAIVGQPQLKTALLLCAVDPSLGGVLIRGDKGTAKSTAGRALADVLPHIDRVPGCAFNCAPGMASAHCEVCCGATASASVAVASAVPFITLPLGATEDRVLGTLDLARALKGAERAFQPGLLAAAHRGILYIDEVNLLADHLVDVLLDVAAMGVNSVQREGLSVTHPARFTLIGTMNLEEGDLRPQLLDRFGLMVEVTAPRDKTQRAEVVRRRIAFEANPVAYAATWVGQQDALHQQILTAQERIAEVVLSDALLDLISHLCCEFDVASLRADIVMHKAARALAALDGRYAVTPADVRQAAELVLPHRRRRKPFEQPGLDPQRLDELMDEAQQAAEPNESSESSESQQSDSDAVQPDTDPSPDAPERQDAPAQQQVFAAAPMTSMRPVRVEAVTATARVVAGRRSEADNAPRGRVVRAVPHRQPDSLAVGATLRSAALRDPLDFAVTRDDLHQQVRVGKTANLIVLVVDASGSMAAQQRMEAVKGTVVSLLTDAYQRRDEVAVISFRGDAANMLLAPTRSIDLAEQSLRDLPTGGRTPLPHALQLVLQTLAHYHGDAAPLLVLLTDGKANVGLDAGDPWQASLGMAGLLAARGVSALVVDTESGYLRLGRAALLAEALGAECLTLEQLSAEQLTLTIRSRLHP